One window of the Sphaerochaeta associata genome contains the following:
- the xdhB gene encoding xanthine dehydrogenase subunit XdhB produces MYNFNNLYEPTSVEEALRLKKEHPQALFLAGGSDILIKIREGKLAGCDLINIYNLEELRGICLEDDGSILIRPLTSFTDVSMHPVIRQYVPVLGEAVDQIGGPQVRNIGTIGGNICNGVTSADSATTLKAYDATLEIASLDGIRLLPYTEFNLGPGKVDLREGELLCGIRIAKESYENTSGHYIKYAMRKAMDIATLGCSVNVRLTSDKKHIDRLRIAFGVAAPTPIRSTTVESKVQGHELNEQLLDIVSEGALSDVSPRTSWRASKEFRLQLVKEMARRTTKAAVEKAGGTING; encoded by the coding sequence ATGTATAATTTCAACAATCTCTATGAACCAACCTCAGTAGAAGAAGCCTTGCGCTTGAAGAAAGAACATCCCCAAGCGTTGTTCCTCGCCGGTGGAAGCGACATTCTGATAAAAATCCGAGAGGGCAAGCTCGCCGGTTGCGACCTGATTAATATCTACAATCTGGAGGAACTGAGGGGAATCTGCCTCGAGGACGACGGTTCGATTCTCATCAGGCCGCTCACCAGTTTCACCGATGTATCGATGCATCCGGTCATCAGACAGTACGTACCGGTCCTCGGAGAGGCGGTTGACCAAATCGGCGGACCGCAGGTGAGAAACATCGGGACCATCGGAGGCAACATCTGCAACGGAGTCACCAGTGCCGACAGCGCCACCACACTGAAGGCCTACGATGCCACTCTGGAGATTGCAAGCCTCGACGGTATTCGTCTCCTGCCCTACACCGAGTTCAATCTCGGTCCCGGCAAGGTGGACTTGAGAGAGGGAGAACTCTTGTGCGGCATCCGCATCGCCAAAGAGAGCTATGAGAACACCAGCGGCCACTACATCAAGTATGCAATGCGCAAGGCGATGGATATCGCCACCCTGGGCTGTTCGGTCAATGTGAGACTTACGAGCGACAAGAAGCATATCGATCGGCTTCGCATCGCCTTCGGCGTTGCAGCCCCGACTCCGATTCGATCCACCACCGTAGAGTCAAAGGTACAAGGTCATGAGCTGAACGAGCAACTGCTCGATATCGTCTCTGAAGGAGCCTTATCTGATGTGAGTCCAAGAACCAGCTGGCGTGCTTCCAAAGAGTTCCGCCTGCAGCTGGTCAAGGAAATGGCGAGAAGAACAACGAAGGCTGCAGTTGAGAAAGCAGGAGGCACCATCAAT